From a single Dysidea avara chromosome 14, odDysAvar1.4, whole genome shotgun sequence genomic region:
- the LOC136244184 gene encoding uncharacterized protein, giving the protein MERSVCDLTSFLHLIGVMFMLMELNTGLILAKIVPSPLIRYAHENEDTRLECHNVSQSNEFYNFAKNVKWYRLVDGVHHNIGTSDRVYASSHILFFDSFMSEFDQGQYECCVPQEGCSGPASITLVVDPIAEVVATNYVGFEGHSVVLACKIIYIGMPPASFYWERHNQKVTNRDITTNDTHTLLALTNLTRGDSGEYQCVADGPLSLERYSVYIRLQAPPKVMIYGPGSMVQTGTKVQLTCSQLEGKPANISLVTPSNTVIQHSMITFTATPNDTGNYLCVASVSSINVTASHYLHVYDIDNTTSLIPFAVEIHNDYCRHEPKLFERKLRVLLEDEILRICRCNVTVTSSGYQCIGYSRALYNVTITGVMAGNIKDFIEHSHLAPELDLQIATVYVCNQSCNGLVTNTNTTHNVSHDGDGDDNDESTTSNNTHNNNITSILAISIASCAMVFLCLILGTLVYRIKQTDKMTTYCVVCSYIQEKSIPTKTDSQIFPGSIVEHKSKLMNASIPNETAPATQSVMDTIKSYPEESIQPMKYQTTLEAIEEQSVSRRDYIQHSDMNRNVTAPYGSPEEVLAKQQMPSAFTYLSDVSDNRSEHTQCKSNIDNDDANSREVNTTAEVGTTTSGKQHHETTL; this is encoded by the exons ATGGAGAGATCAGTATGTGACTTGACCAGTTTTCTCCACCTCATTGGAGTCATGTTTATGCTAATGGAGCTAAACACAG GGTTGATCTTGGCTAAGATTGTACCATCTCCACTCATCAGATATGCTcatgaaaatgaggacaccagACTTGAATGTCACAATGTTAGCCAGAGTAACGAGTTTTACAATTTTGCTAAAAATGTTAAATGGTATCGACTGGTGGATGGAGTTCATCACAACATTGGAACCTCAGATCGTGTGTATGCTAGTAGCCATATTTTGTTCTTTGATTCATTTATGAGTGAGTTTGATCAAGGACAATATGAGTGCTGTGTACCACAAGAAGGTTGTAGTGGACCTGCCAGTATCACCCTCGTCG TTGATCCCATTGCTGAAGTAGTTGCAACTAACTACGTTGGTTTCGAGGGACACAGTGTGGTGTTAGCATGCAAGATCATCTACATCGGTATGCCTCCTGCGAGTTTTTATTGGGAAAGACACAACCAGAAAGTCACCAACAGAGACATCACTACCAATGATACTCACACTTTATTAGCGCTGACCAATCTTACTAGAGGTGACAGTGGAGAATatcagtgtgtagctgatgGACCATTATCACTGGAGAGGTACTCGGTGTATATTAGACTACAAG CTCCTCCAAAGGTGATGATATATGGACCAGGTAGTATGGTACAGACTGGAACAAAAGTTCAGTTGACGTGTTCCCAACTAGAAGGAAAACCAGCAAATATTAGTTTAGTAACTCCTTCAAATACAGTGATACAGCACTCCATGATCACCTTCACTGCCACACCTAATGACACTGGGAACTATTTATGTGTTGCCAGTGTTTCATCAATTAATGTAACAGCAAGTCATTACCTACATGTATATG ATATTGATAATACCACGAGCTTAATCCCATTTGCTGTTGAAATTCATAATGACTACTGCAGACATGAG CCTAAACTGTTTGAAAGGAAGCTGAGAGTGCTGTTGGAAGATGAAATTTTAAGAATTTGCCGATGTAATGTAACTGTCACTTCAAGTGGATATCAATGTATTGGATATTCAAGAGCATTATATAATGTTACAATAACAGGAGTCATGGCTGGAAACATAAAAGATTTTATTGAACATAGTCACCTAGCACCTGAACTTGATCTCCAAATTGCAACAGTATATGTATGTAACCAATCTTGTAATGGACTGGTCACCAACACAAATACTACTCACAATGTCAGCCATGATGGTGATggtgatgataatgatgagAGTACAACatcaaacaacacacacaacaacaataTTACTTCAATTTTGGCTATATCAATTGCGTCTTGTGCAATGGTCTTCTTGTGTCTAATACTTGGAACCTTGGTATACAG GATAAAACAAACGGACAAGATGACTACATATTGTGTGGTCTGTTCTTATATCCAAGAAAAGTCAATACCAACAAAAACAGATTCACAAATATTCCCGGGTAGTATAGTTGAACACAAATCCAAGCTGATGAATGCAAGTATTCCTAACGAGACAGCACCAGCTACACAAAGTGTTATGGATACCATTAAGAGCTATCCAGAAGAGTCCATCCAACCAATGAAATATCAGACAACACTTGAAGCAATTGAAGAACAATCTGTATCAAGACGAGATTATATTCAGCATAGTGATATGAACAGAAATGTCACAGCTCCATATGGTTCCCCTGAGGAAGTGTTGGCAAAGCAGCAAATGCCATCTGCGTTCACATATTTATCAGATGTTAGTGACAATAGAAGTGAGCACACACAGTGCAAATCTAATATTGATAATGATGATGCCAATTCAAGGGAAGTAAACACAACAGCTGAAGTTGGTACCACTACAAGTGGGAAGCAACATCATGAAACAACATTGTGA